The Kwoniella bestiolae CBS 10118 chromosome 7, complete sequence genome has a segment encoding these proteins:
- a CDS encoding urate oxidase encodes MSTSQELGYLSAARYGKQLVKVARVVREGDQHFIVEYVIRALLEGDIETSYTEADNSVVVATDSIKNTCNIFAKTSPHVLNAPVFALHLGIHFVTKYAHITKSFIDIEQLKWSRIEVNGKPHKWSFVRDGDEKSLVECVVDASAGKESIKGELKVGMKDLLVLKTSGSAFENFVRDEYTTLGEVSDRIFSTSVSIQSSISLPPNIPLTIDNLGEIAKELNFPKLTGQITKDVLETFAEDESASVQATMYITMQNILKSCPAVKETSMQLPNKHYIPINLSAFNLDNGLGKDGGAEVFHPTADPSGYITATVTRK; translated from the exons ATGTCCACTTCTCAGGAACTTGGTTATCTCTCAGCGGCGAGATATG GTAAGCAGCTCGTAAAAGTAGCTAGGGTAGTAAGAGAAGGCGACCAGCATTTTATCGTAGAATATGTGATAAGGG CCCTGCTCGAAGGTGATATTGAAACCTCTTATACCGAAGCGGACAACTCGGTAGTAGTAGCTACTGATAGCA TCAAGAACACTTGTAACA TCTTCGCCAAAACCTCTCCTCACGTCCTTAACGCCCCTGTATTCGCCTTACATCTCGGTATTCATTTCGTCACGAAATACGCCCACATCACAAAATCGTTCATTGATATCGAGCAGCTCAAATGGTCAAGGATTGAG GTCAACGGTAAACCCCATAAATGGTCTTTCGTCCGAGATGGCGATGAGAAATCCCTCGTGGAATGCGTAGTGGACGCTTCGGCGGGCAAGGAGAGCATCAAGGGGGAGCTCAAGGTCGGTATGAAGGATCTGCTTG TGCTCAAGACCAGTGGTTCCGCTTTTGAGAATTTCGTGAGGGATGAATATACCActttgggag AGGTATCCGACCGGATCTTCTCGACATCCGTTTCGatccaatcttccatctctctcccACCTAACATCCCATTGACCATCGACAACTTGGGTGAGATCGCGAAGGAACTCAATTTCCCAAAATTGACTGGGCAAATCACGAAAGATGTGTTGGAGACCTTtgcagaggatgagagcgCCAGtgttcag GCAACAATGTACATTACCATGCAAAACATCCTCAAGTCCTGCCCGGCAGTCAAGGAAACCTCGATGCAATTACCCAACAAACATTACAT CCCCATCAACCTATCCGCGTTCAACCTCGATAATGGACTAGGCAAAGACGGAGGAGCAGAGGTGTTCCATCCTACTGCTGATCCTAGTGGGTATATCACTGCGACGGTTACTAGGAAGTAG
- a CDS encoding ribonuclease HII, which produces MTHPIDPVNLNPIPPMIDSYTYHSVLPNTIDGQIKDEDEGWIMGIDEAGRGRPMVYAAAYCPISFKSTLEEMGFDDSKALSADTRQSLWESFDVYPELCYSSTSLSPQAISAGMLRRIPTNLNRQAEDATIGLIRNALDRGVNVKECYVDALGPAPQWQARLTAIFPTIKFTVCPKADSLFKIVGAASIVAKVTRDRYVHHWVDYEDVGADGSITLKNADEEEINRGSGYPSDPKTQAFLKNSLDPVFGYKGIVRFSWATVKVLLDKNGVECQWIDDNSQPSALRYFSADNDNAKPKVWKDLGVSGVGEL; this is translated from the exons ATGACACACCCCATCGACCcggtcaacctcaaccccatcccgCCGATGATTGATTCCTACACTTATCATTCGGTATTACCCAACACAATAGATGGtcagatcaaagatgaagacgagggCTGGATAATGGGTATCGACGAAGCTGGACGGGGTC GTCCGATGGTCTATGCCGCTGCTTATTGTCCCATATCATTCAAATCAACATTGGAAGAAATGGGATTCGACG ACTCCAAAGCACTCTCCGCTGATACCCGTCAATCCCTCTGGGAATCATTCGACGTCTATCCCGAGCTATGCTATTCTTCGACCTCGCTATCGCCTCAGGCTATATCCGCGGGGATGTTACGGAGGATACCGACCAACCTGAATAGACAggctgag GATGCGACTATCGGACTGATACGAAATGCTTTGGACAGGGGAGTGAATgtgaaagag TGCTACGTAGACGCTCTAGGCCCAGCACCTCAGTGGCAAGCCCGCCTAACAGCCATCTTCCCCACCATAAAATTCACCGTCTGCCCCAAAGCAGATAGTCTATTCAAAATCGTCGGAGCTGCATCCATCGTAGCTAAGGTCACGAGGGATAGATATGTACATCATTGGGTGGATTATGAGGACGTGGGTGCcgatgg CTCTATCACCCTCAAGAATGctgacgaagaagagatcaacaGAGGATCAGGATACCCCTCCGACCCCAAGACGCAGGCGTTCCTTAAAAACTCGCTGGACCCAGTGTTCGGATATAAAGGGATAGTGAGGTTCTCGTGGGCTACTGTCAAGGTGTTATTGGATAAGAATGGCGTGGAATGtcaatg GATCGACGATAACTCCCAGCCGTCCGCTCTGAGGTATTTCAGCGCAGATAACGATAATGCCAAACCGAAGGTATGGAAAGATCTGGGTGTGTCTGGAGTCGGGGAGCTGTAG